Genomic DNA from Comamonas resistens:
GGAGCCCAGCAATGCAGCCGTGCCCTGTGCGCGGGACAATTCCTGCGAGGTCTCGCGCAGCTTGGCCTGGGCCGCGCGCAGATCCACTTCCACGCCCACTCCCTTGTCCACCATGTTCTGCTGACGCTGGGCCTCCACCACGGCCACGTCATGGGCCGTCTTGGCGGCTGCCACTTCGTAACGGGTGCGCAATGCATCGGGGCTGACCAGGGTGGCCAGAACATCACCGGCCTTGACCATATCGCCCACATGCGCCGTCACGGACTGTACGCGCGCTGCGACAGGCACGGATACCGACGCCACACGGTCCTCGACAAAAGCGACATGTGCGGGAGCCCAGGCCATCTGCAAGCCCTGGGGATCGGCCACCGGTGCGATCTCCAGCATCTTGACGGATTCCGGTTTGACCTGAATGAAGCCCTTGGGCAATTGCGCCGCCTGCTTCTGAGGCTCAGACGTGGCATTGGAAGCATCGCAGCCAGACACCAGCACGGCAGTCCCCAGCAACAGCGCCACAGCAGACAACCTGCTTGCATTCCACATCGACAGGCTTTGCGCTCCCGGCCGCCCGACAAGGCATTTATTCATCGTTCACCCTCTTGATCCGTTGCCTGAAGACCAGGAGCAAGACAACACCCCCCAGTTTCAGCGATGGCACACATGCTAGGAACGGGGCAGACGCGCGTGGGTGACGCCGACATTACGGTTTGGTAAGGGCTGCAGAAGACCAGACAAGGAGCAGAGCAAACCTGTCTCGGCAAAGAAACGCCGCATTCGTTGAGTTTTGCACCTCAAATCCTCTCCGAATGCATATTTTTTAAGCACTTCTGTTTCAGACCGTATTTTTGCTTAAAAAACAGGCATTTTTCATGTATTTTTTCATACATGAGTACAGAAAGCATCTTCAATTTTGCCCTTATCGAAGATTCGCAGGGATCTCTCAACCCACCAAGAAATTTGGCTTCTATCCCCAATTCTCTTTGAATAAAAGCTATTAAAAATATAGCATTCAAAGAATCCACAATGTGGACAGATTTCACTCTCAAGTGCAGGACAGGCAGAAAAAGCAGCTTTTGAGCAACCCTCGGTACCGAACTACCGACTTATGGAAAAGTCCAGCCCTTCAGCCTGCGTTTCAAGACAACACCATATCTGTGGATAAATCCAATGCTTGAGAGCACTCCAGAGTCAACTTCTTGAAGAACAACCTTACCCACAGCGCTTGAAAACTCATCACAACAAGCTCATTCATAAGATTCCAAGAATCTATAAAATCTTTCTTATTCATAATTATTTAACAAACATATCAACAGACATTGATACAGACTTATCTCCAGAATATACACAACACAGACAACACTCCAATCTGTGGATAAGTTTCTTGAGAACTATGATTTCATTCATCCACAACTACAATGGACAAGCCCCATACAAGTAGTGGAAAAGTTCTACGCTATGCATTCAAAAAACGATGCTGTAGAACATACAGATCCCATGATTTGTAGCCTGTATTGCGTAAGAAATATCATCTTATTTAATACATATCACTGTACGAATATTTATAAAACGCCAAAGCACAGCGTCTTTGCGTCTCGAAAAACGCTGAAATGCATGAAAAAAAGTGGGCTGAAGAAGCCCTGAATTCCTTTGATGCCGTCGTTGGAGCCATGTCCGGATTTCGCAGCCGTGATGGACAGCGAAAAATGGCGGCTCAAGTCGCGCAAACGCTGAGCCAGGCCCAGCTCGGAAAATTCGATGAAGATGATCCCGAGCCTCGCAAAGCCATCGCCGTGGTCCAGGCCGGAACCGGAGTCGGAAAATCGCTGGCATACAGCATCCCGGCCATCCGTATGGCGCTGTCGCGTGGTACGCGCGTGCTGATCTCCACGGCGACAGTGGCCCTGCAGGAACAGCTGGTGAACAAGGATTTGCCGGCATTGGCCCAAAAACTGGATCAGCCGTTCAAGTTCGCACTGGCCAAGGGGCGTGGCCGCTTTGTCTGCAAGCTCAAGCTGGAGCGGCTGGCGAGCACTGGTGAAATTCAGGATGAGATGGAAGACGACCTGTTTGGCGAAGAACAGGCACAGGCGCGCGCCAGCCGCCCGCAGCACGAGCTTCAGGCGCGCATGCAGTTCTACAAGTCCATGGCCGATGCCCTGGCGACCGAGGCCTGGAACGGCGATCGCGACTCATTGGAAACACCACCCGAGCCCGAAGCCTGGAGCCCTGTGGCGGCCGAGTCCTCTTCCTGCACGGGCAAGCACTGCCCGGCATTCGGCAACTGCGTCTATTACGAGCGCCGCAAGGATCTGGTAGCCGCGCAAGTCATTGTCGCCAATCATGATTTGCTGCTTTCCTCGCTGGGCTCCAAGCTGCTGCCGGAGCTGGACAACTGCCTGCTGGTGCTCGATGAAGCCCATCACCTGCCCTCTACTGCCCTGGACCAGTTCGCGGGCGAGATGGATCTGAGCCGACTGACCTGGATCGACAAGCTGGCCAGCCGTGCCCTGCGCGTGAATCAGGTGGCCGAGGTCGAGGAACTGGCCGATGTGCCCAAGCATGCAAGCCAGCTGCGCCAGCAGATGCAGGAGCTGGCCAGACTGGTCATGGAGCACTACGGAGAGGCCCTCAAATCGCAAAAAGACAGCTATGGGCCCGCCAGGGTCAGAGCCCCCCGTGGCGAGCTGCCAGAGGCACTTCTGGAGCCTCTGAGCCAGATTGCACACCACGCCGATGGCTTTCTGGATGCGCTGCGCGCGGTATCCAAGGCCCTGCGGGCCGAGATCAAGGACAAGCCCGAGGAAGCGAGCCGTCTTTCCACCATTTATGCGCAGGTGGGCGCACTGGCACCGCGCCTGGAAGCCATCTTCAACACCACGCAGCTGCTGTTGCAGCACAGCAGCGACGACGGCGAGACCAGAGCCATTCCTCACGCCAAGTGGTTCACGCTGGAAACGGACGGCGAGTTCATCGTCGTCAAAGCCCATGCCAGCCCCATACAGCCTGGATCCACGCTGCGTCAGCACCTGTGGTCACAGGTGCGCGGGGCCGTGCTGACCTCGGCCACCCTGACCAGCTGCGGGCATTTCGACTTCTTTTTGCGCGAGTCCGGCCTGGCAGGTGACGCCAGCGTCACCACACTGGAGGTTCCAAGCCCCTTTGACTATGCCCGTCAGGGCAAGCTGGTGGCCCGGGAGACGGTCGCAGACCCTCGCGAAGCCGCACGCTTTACCGAGGAGATGGTCGAGGCCCTGCTCAACGACCTGAGCCGCGTGCAGGCCGGAGCGCTGGTGCTGTTCACCTCACGCGAGCAAATGCGTCAGGCCGTGGATGCCTTGTCCACCAGCATGCGCAACCAGGTGCTGGTGCAGACCGCCCTGCCCCGCCAGACCCTGCTGGCCCGGCACCGTGACAATGTGGAAATGGGCGAGCCTTCCATCATCTTCGGCATGCAGTCCTTTGGCGAAGGTCTGGATCTGCCCGGAGCGTTATGTGAATCGCTGTTCATCACCAAGCTGCCTTTTGCCCCGCCCGATGACCCGGTAGGCGAAGCCCGTGCTGAATGGCTGCGCAGCAGTGGCCGCAATCCGTTCAACGAATTGGTTGTTCCAGCCACTGCCATTCGCCTGGCGCAGTGGGTGGGGCGAGCCATCCGCACCGAAGAGGATCAGGCCCATGTCTACTGCTATGACAAGCGCCTGACCGGCACCAGCTATGGCCAGCAACTGATCAAGGGCCTGCCCCCCTTCACACTGCAGCGCAGACCCATCTGAAAGGGCTCCAGCGAGCCTCAAACGGCTTCCGGCCCCCCAGGCCTTCACACGCGGTCTTCAGCTCTCAAAACCCTGTTGCGTCTCTTTTTGAGAAGCACAGGGCTTTTGTAATTTTTCTAACACTCAGCGCCAACCTCATCCGCAGCAATGAGGGTGGCAGCCATCACCCCTTTCCTCGTGGACAAGGAACTGCCGTGCACCGATGAACATCGCGCCGATGCTGTGAGTAAAGCCATGCATCCATCGCTGCACTTCCCAAATACAGCAGGCATCAGCAAACAGCCGAACGATGCACCGAGCGCAACTGCATGAAGTCCGCGCTCAAAAATCCAATGAAAACAATGACCTGTGACCATTGAATTTTTTTGAATGAATATGGGGATGCAGTCATCGCACCCACTTCCGCTGGCATCAACCTTGTTTACCCCCAGCTGTTCATAACATCCTGTGGATAACAACGAATGCACAAGTACTCCGATAGCCGTTTATCCCCAAGTCGGTCTCAATGAGGGAGCGCATCTTACGCCAAATTTTCTGTCTCAGGCGATTCAATTTCGACAAAGCCATTTTTTGTGATCAATTTCCCATTTACAGAGGGATTGAGGCATCTGGATTGCTCTGTGCAGCCTCTGGCTTCTCGGCGGGGAAGGATCTTCTCTTCAGTTGTTCATTAGAAGTTTTATAAAAATATAGTCGTAGTAGTAAGAATCGGCATCTTCTGTGGATAACTTAACAAATATCCAATAGATCAAGCATCTTGGGCATTCATAAATCTGGAGACAAGTCACTGCTGCTGCTGTCTCTCAGGTATGAACAACTTGATCTTCTCTCTAAGTTCTGTGGATAACATGAAAATTCATACATCGTTTTCCACAATTTAGCTATGTCTCATATAAAGAATGAATTTCTCTTGAAATCATTGATTTATATTGACTGTTAGCTACTTTTTTTATAGTGAATAACTTTGCTTTGAGGAATCCATCACATGCAATTGGGTTCATGTGATCTTTTTAAAAAATGTTCGGCATGAAGTTGTCGGACATTTTTTTTGTCCAACACGTCCATGTATGCTGTGCAAACTTTCCTGCAGTTGTTGTTTCTAGTCTTATATTTTTAATTAGTGATAGTAGTAAGTAACCCACTTAATTGTTGATAAGTATAAAAATATATTAAAAATCAATGACTTAAAGTTTGTTTAAGTCTGTGCCTCAGACATGGCCCCTGCTGTCCTTGTTTTGGGAACAACTTTTTGCTAGCCTCCATGTCTGTGGAAAACCAAGAAATTGAAGATTTTTTATCACCATGTTTATGCACAGGGGGCTGTGAGATGGCCTTGGCCGTCAAAAAGCCACCCGAAGGTGGCTTGGTCTTGTGTGGCTGATCGGCTGTGTCAGAAGTGGCGCGCGTAGCGAATCTGCAGAAAGTTCTCGCCAGGATTGGGGTGTTTGATGCCTGCGTTCGAGTGGTGCTCCAGGCGCAGGCTGATTTCGCTCTTGAGTTGTTCACCAAACAGATAGCCAACTCCGATGTGGGTGGCGAAGTTGTACCGGGTCGAAAAGTCTTTCTGATCGGTCAGATAGCGATGATTGACGGCATAGCTGACACCCAGGCCGGCTTCTGCAAACCAGGGGGACTGACCCTGGTCGGCACGCCAGCGCAAAGTGGGTTTCGCGCCGATGACCCAGGTCGAACGGCTGCCGCCCTGGTAATCGCCTGACCATTGCCCACCCCAGATATCCCAATATCCGGTGACCAGGCCTGAACCCAGGGAGTAGTTCCAGTTTTTCCAGGGTAGGGTGACGCCAAGCGCCCAGCTGTTCGCGCTGTGTTTGGCCTGCCCATACTGAAGATAGATGGCATTGTTTTGCACAGCCTGTGCAAAGGTATTGCCGCCCAGCAGGCTGCCAAGCACGGCAGTGGCGCAATAGCTGGAGATTTGCAATAGATTCATATCTAAATGCCTCGAATTGCGTGCATCTGGCCGGTTGGCAGCAAGCCGGATTTGCGCGACTGATGTTGAGAGCAGCTGTGGATATGACCGTAAGTTCTTGTGCGCAATTTGCCTGTCGGCCAATAGGTGAGGATGAAGTCAGCCAATCCGCTCAGGCGCAAAAAAGCCCCCTGACTTTCATCAGGGGGCTTGAGGTTCTCAGCAGGTGTTTACTGGGCGGCGGGGGCTGCTGCATCCTGGCCTGGGCGTGCGCCGTGGTGTTTGCCATGACCCTTGTGCATGCGCATTGCGGCACTGTCAAAGGTTTTTTGTTGGTCGGCGTTCAGCTGGGCATAGAAGGCCTTGGTGGCTTCGCCACGGCGATCCATTTCGGCACTGCGCTTGGCGCGGAGCTCGCGCATCTTGTCGATACGTTGAGGTGTGGTGAGCTTGGCAAAGGCTTCACGGTCGCCGGGGGCAGGGCGCTCACCGGGCTTCATGGCCTCGATATAGGTCGTCCATGCACCTTCCTGGGCTGGGGTCAGCTTCAGCTCGGCCTTGAGCTTTTCCAGGCGCTGCTTCATGTGTTCCATGCGATCACCGCGCTTGTCACCACGCTGGTGCTTGTGGTGGTCGGCAGCGGCCTGGGTGGCTACAGCCTTGTCGGCAGGCGCTGCCGCGGTCTGTGCAAAGCTGGGCATGCTCAGCGAGGCCAGCAGGGCGGTAGCAACAGCAGCACCAGTGAGGGTTTGGCGAAAGCGGGTCATGTCAGTTTCCTTTTCAACAGAAGTGCAAGAAGTGGCCGCTCGGTCTTGCTCCACAAGGGCATTCGGCAGCGGATGACTGAAGTGTGGCGGCCTCATGTTTCTGCGACGTGAGGTTTTGCAGCCGCTCTGTAAAGTATTGAGAAGTTTGAGTGCTGCCAGCTGCGCAACAATGCATGCATGGGACTGTTTCAGCAGTCGTTTTTTGCCGTGAGATCCTGCTGCTGGATCATCACGATGATTGAAGGTTCAACAAGGGTTTTTGATGTTCAAGAACATGATTGTTTATCGCATTGCCGAGAGCTGGCAGGGCGATCTGCAGGTGCTGGAAGAGGCGCTGCAAAAAACGGTGTTTGCCGAGTGTGGTGCAACGCAGGAGCGTTCCGTGGGCTGGGTGCCTCCGCGTGGCGAACAGCATGGCCCGCTGGCCGAATCCGTGGCCGGCCAATGGGTGATGCGCTTCATGAGCGAGTCCAAGATGCTGCCGGCCAGCGTGCTCAACCGCAAGGTCAATGAAAAGGCCGAGCACATCGAAAAAACCGAGGGCCGCAAGCCTGGCAAGAAAGAGAAGAAAGAGCTCAAGGACGAGGCCAAGCTGGACCTGCTGCCCATGGCCTTCACCAAGCAGGGCAGCATGTGGGTCTGGATCGACCCGCAGGCCCGCACCCTGGTGCTCGATACCAGCGCGCAAGGCCGTGCCGATGAAATCGTGAGCCTGCTGGTGGAAGGTCTGCCAGGCTTTGCGCTGGCTCTGGTGGATACGCAGACCAGCCCGCAGGCGGCCATGGCCCACTGGCTGATGACGCAGGAGCCGCCTGCAGGTTTTTCGATTGACCGTGAGTGCGAATTGAAGGCTGCCGACGAGTCCAAGGCCGTGGTGCGCTACGCCCGTCATCCGCTCGATATCGATGAGGTGCGCCAGCACATCGAGCACGGCAAGATGCCCACCAAGCTGGCCATGACCTGGGACGATCGCGTGAGCTTTGTGCTGACCGAAGGTCTGCAGATCAAGAAGATTGCGCTGCTGGATGCGGTGATGGACGGTCAGTCGCAAGACGACGGTGGCTTCGACACCGATGTGGCCATTGCCACGGGCGAACTCTCGCGCCTGATTCCCGATCTGATCGAGGCCCTGGGC
This window encodes:
- a CDS encoding efflux RND transporter periplasmic adaptor subunit yields the protein MNKCLVGRPGAQSLSMWNASRLSAVALLLGTAVLVSGCDASNATSEPQKQAAQLPKGFIQVKPESVKMLEIAPVADPQGLQMAWAPAHVAFVEDRVASVSVPVAARVQSVTAHVGDMVKAGDVLATLVSPDALRTRYEVAAAKTAHDVAVVEAQRQQNMVDKGVGVEVDLRAAQAKLRETSQELSRAQGTAALLGSGGGDRIELRAPRAGIVAERKAVVGDSVEPSSALFMIGDPQAMNVVAEVFESDLPGIRLGSSVQVNVPQLPQPLTGKVRYLGATLDKESRRASVVVELSEQNPALRPGMQAKVGVQLSNQQQMLIPVTAVLIKDESRSVVYVQHDNHQFEARTVTLGRPTRGMVPVIDGLKVGEKIVVRGGLLLDGAASQLL
- a CDS encoding acyloxyacyl hydrolase → MNLLQISSYCATAVLGSLLGGNTFAQAVQNNAIYLQYGQAKHSANSWALGVTLPWKNWNYSLGSGLVTGYWDIWGGQWSGDYQGGSRSTWVIGAKPTLRWRADQGQSPWFAEAGLGVSYAVNHRYLTDQKDFSTRYNFATHIGVGYLFGEQLKSEISLRLEHHSNAGIKHPNPGENFLQIRYARHF
- a CDS encoding recombination-associated protein RdgC, whose amino-acid sequence is MFKNMIVYRIAESWQGDLQVLEEALQKTVFAECGATQERSVGWVPPRGEQHGPLAESVAGQWVMRFMSESKMLPASVLNRKVNEKAEHIEKTEGRKPGKKEKKELKDEAKLDLLPMAFTKQGSMWVWIDPQARTLVLDTSAQGRADEIVSLLVEGLPGFALALVDTQTSPQAAMAHWLMTQEPPAGFSIDRECELKAADESKAVVRYARHPLDIDEVRQHIEHGKMPTKLAMTWDDRVSFVLTEGLQIKKIALLDAVMDGQSQDDGGFDTDVAIATGELSRLIPDLIEALGGEGRTGLGDGLPASLQAAPAAQTLPVRLAQGRGQGTVTGPAVAPADTAPEEAPF
- a CDS encoding Spy/CpxP family protein refolding chaperone, with amino-acid sequence MTRFRQTLTGAAVATALLASLSMPSFAQTAAAPADKAVATQAAADHHKHQRGDKRGDRMEHMKQRLEKLKAELKLTPAQEGAWTTYIEAMKPGERPAPGDREAFAKLTTPQRIDKMRELRAKRSAEMDRRGEATKAFYAQLNADQQKTFDSAAMRMHKGHGKHHGARPGQDAAAPAAQ
- the dinG gene encoding ATP-dependent DNA helicase DinG, with amino-acid sequence MHEKKWAEEALNSFDAVVGAMSGFRSRDGQRKMAAQVAQTLSQAQLGKFDEDDPEPRKAIAVVQAGTGVGKSLAYSIPAIRMALSRGTRVLISTATVALQEQLVNKDLPALAQKLDQPFKFALAKGRGRFVCKLKLERLASTGEIQDEMEDDLFGEEQAQARASRPQHELQARMQFYKSMADALATEAWNGDRDSLETPPEPEAWSPVAAESSSCTGKHCPAFGNCVYYERRKDLVAAQVIVANHDLLLSSLGSKLLPELDNCLLVLDEAHHLPSTALDQFAGEMDLSRLTWIDKLASRALRVNQVAEVEELADVPKHASQLRQQMQELARLVMEHYGEALKSQKDSYGPARVRAPRGELPEALLEPLSQIAHHADGFLDALRAVSKALRAEIKDKPEEASRLSTIYAQVGALAPRLEAIFNTTQLLLQHSSDDGETRAIPHAKWFTLETDGEFIVVKAHASPIQPGSTLRQHLWSQVRGAVLTSATLTSCGHFDFFLRESGLAGDASVTTLEVPSPFDYARQGKLVARETVADPREAARFTEEMVEALLNDLSRVQAGALVLFTSREQMRQAVDALSTSMRNQVLVQTALPRQTLLARHRDNVEMGEPSIIFGMQSFGEGLDLPGALCESLFITKLPFAPPDDPVGEARAEWLRSSGRNPFNELVVPATAIRLAQWVGRAIRTEEDQAHVYCYDKRLTGTSYGQQLIKGLPPFTLQRRPI